One segment of Primulina tabacum isolate GXHZ01 chromosome 6, ASM2559414v2, whole genome shotgun sequence DNA contains the following:
- the LOC142549075 gene encoding uncharacterized protein LOC142549075 has protein sequence MNSRLKAFSLRLRTSIHHHRRNFNCPYSQSSHAYGGLRKKLLKQPRPHKPTRNQLREAIPFLDQIKQCQDPDEALSTFHRYYEMGYCLDYPAYASIIYKLARVKKFESVDTVLNFLQARDIKCQEALFIALMRHYGKAQLVDKAVGLFRELGRSFNCVRTIQSFNTMLNVFVVNDRVCEAVDFFKDGSKMGFKLNPVSFNIMIKLWLGKGEWEKARQVFDEMLERDLEPTVVTYNSQIGFLCKRGDVDDAKIFFEDMLRKGKKGNAVTYALLMEGLCNSGKFKEAKKMMFDMEYQGCKVELVNYGVLMSDLATRRLTNEAKGLLVEMKKRRIKPDVVMYNILINSLCKEGAALEAYKYLVDMQVKGCEPNAATYRMVVDGFCRIGDFVGGLKVLNAMLCSNHIPRLETFCSLVIGLIRCGEVNDACFVLEEMERWKMRLNSESWEILVSESCFNHEGVTGILADMVSSCE, from the coding sequence ATGAATTCCCGTCTAAAAGCTTTCTCGCTCAGATTACGAACTTCCATACATCACCACCGCAGAAACTTCAATTGCCCGTATTCTCAATCTTCTCACGCGTATGGCGGTTTGCGTAAGAAACTCCTCAAGCAACCACGTCCTCACAAGCCTACGAGAAACCAACTTCGTGAAGCCATTCCATTCCTCGACCAAATCAAGCAATGTCAAGATCCGGACGAAGCGCTTTCCACGTTCCATCGATACTATGAAATGGGCTACTGTCTCGACTACCCTGCTTATGCTTCAATCATCTACAAGCTTGCTCGCGTGAAAAAGTTCGAGTCTGTCGATActgttttgaattttcttcaAGCCCGTGATATAAAATGTCAAGAGGCTCTTTTCATCGCGCTGATGCGGCATTATGGGAAAGCCCAGTTGGTCGATAAAGCCGTTGGCTTGTTCCGGGAGTTGGGAAGGTCGTTCAATTGTGTGCGTACAATTCAGTCTTTTAATACGATGTTGAATGTGTTTGTGGTGAATGACCGGGTTTGTGAAGCTGTGGACTTCTTTAAGGATGGTTCAAAGATGGGTTTCAAGTTGAATCCAGTTTCGTTCAATATAATGATCAAATTGTGGCTGGGGAAGGGTGAATGGGAGAAGGCTAGgcaagtgtttgatgaaatgctTGAACGAGACTTGGAGCCTACTGTCGTGACTTACAACTCTCAGATTGGTTTTCTGTGCAAAAGGGGTGACGTTGATGACGCCAAGATTTTTTTCGAGGATATGCTGAGGAAAGGGAAGAAAGGTAACGCGGTTACTTATGCTTTGTTAATGGAAGGTTTATGTAATTCAGGGAAGTTCAAGGAGGCAAAGAAaatgatgttcgatatggaatacCAAGGATGCAAAGTAGAGCTAGTTAATTACGGCGTTTTGATGAGTGATCTTGCCACAAGACGATTAACCAATGAAGCTAAAGGTTTACTTGTTGAGATGAAGAAAAGAAGGATCAAACCGGATGTTGTTATGTATAACATCTTGATCAATAGTTTGTGTAAAGAAGGTGCGGCTTTGGAAGCCTATAAATATTTGGTTGATATGCAAGTTAAAGGGTGCGAACCTAATGCAGCCACCTACAGAATGGTGGTGGATGGTTTCTGCAGAATAGGAGATTTTGTTGGTGGTTTGAAGGTTTTGAATGCAATGTTGTGCAGTAACCATATCCCACGGCTCGAAACATTTTGCTCTTTGGTTATTGGTTTGATCCGTTGTGGGGAAGTGAATGATGCATGCTTTGTTTTGGAGGAGATGGAGAGATGGAAAATGAGATTAAATTCGGAATCATGGGAAATCCTTGTTTCGGAATCATGTTTTAATCATGAAGGTGTCACTGGGATCTTGGCTGATATGGTTAGTTCTTGTGAGTAA